One window of the Primulina eburnea isolate SZY01 chromosome 18, ASM2296580v1, whole genome shotgun sequence genome contains the following:
- the LOC140819852 gene encoding WEB family protein At1g75720: MEGFHEMPTANKAEIDTSSPFRSVKEAVMLFGERVLAGEVYANYKLKEMQDGADEYDRETELEITRQSLVRAREESMQMAKYLSSLQQELEQTKRELNQLKTHVTDARALDLEVEEDLKFVEESNEPVEHLKTDTSNGAQKIEYQKKKYVTFANPPSMARVIHVEPSTSAETVLQRQPSIRRKVMKQLIPFFGGIFSKKRGSSGVATA, from the exons ATGGAAGGTTTTCATGAGATGCCAACGGCGAATAAGGCGGAGATCGACACAAGTTCTCCCTTCCGATCGGTCAAAGAGGCCGTGATGCTGTTCGGAGAGCGGGTTCTCGCCGGAGAGGTCTATGCTAAttataagctcaaagag ATGCAAGACGGAGCAGACGAATACGACCGCGAAACCGAGCTAGAAATCACAAGACAAAGCCTAGTAAGGGCACGTGAAGAAAGCATGCAAATGGCCAAATACCTCTCTTCTTTGCAACAAGAACTTGAACAAACCAAAAGGGAGCTCAACCAACTAAAGACACATGTAACCGATGCACGCGCGTTAGACCTTGAAGTCGAGGAAGACCTCAAGTTCGTCGAGGAATCGAATGAACCAGTCGAGCACTTGAAAACGGATACAAGCAATGGTGCTCAGAAGATCGAGTACCAAAAGAAGAAATACGTGACATTCGCAAACCCCCCGTCGATGGCTCGAGTCATTCATGTCGAGCCATCGACTAGCGCCGAGACTGTGTTGCAAAGGCAACCTTCTATCAGGAGGAAGGTAATGAAGCAATTGATACCATTTTTTGGAGGGATTTTTTCGAAGAAGAGGGGAAGCTCAGGAGTTGCAACGGCttga